One genomic segment of Canis lupus baileyi chromosome 9, mCanLup2.hap1, whole genome shotgun sequence includes these proteins:
- the CEBPE gene encoding CCAAT/enhancer-binding protein epsilon isoform X2, which produces MKVFSVHSDLAPHSAQNFSEVGGRRTFRERKALGPGIYSSPGSYDPRAVAVKEEPRGPEGSRGASRGGYNPLQYQVAHCGQTAMHLPPALAAPSQPLRVLKAPVAAAAPPCSPLLKAPSPAGPSHKGKKAVNKDSLEYRLRRERNNIAVRKSRDKAKRRILETQQKVLEYMAENERLRSRVEQLTQELDTLRNLFRQIPEAANLIKGVGACN; this is translated from the exons ATGAAGGTTTTCTCTGTTCATTCTGACTTGGCACCTCATTCTGCACAGAACTTTTCGGAAGTCGGAGGGAGAAGGACATTCAGAGAGAG GAAGGCGCTGGGGCCTGGCATCTACAGCAGCCCAGGGAGCTACGACCCCAGGGCTGTGGCCGTGAAGGAGGAGCCCCGGGGGCCAGAGGGCAGCCGAGGGGCCAGCCGTGGTGGCTACAATCCTCTGCAGTACCAAGTGGCACACTGTGGGCAGACGGCCATgcacctgcccccagccctggcagcACCCAGCCAGCCCCTGCGCGTCCTCAAG GCCCCTGTGGCCGCCGCCGcacccccctgcagccccctcctcaAGGCACCATCCCCGGCTGGCCCCTCACACAAAGGCAAGAAGGCGGTGAACAAGGACAGCCTGGAATACCGGCTGCGGCGGGAGAGAAATAACATCGCCGTGCGCAAGAGCCGGGACAAGGCCAAGAGGCGCATCCTGGAGACACAGCAGAAGGTGCTGGAGTACATGGCGGAGAATGAGCGCCTCCGCAGTCGTGTGGAGCAGCTGACCCAGGAGCTGGACACCCTCCGAAACCTCTTCCGCCAGATCCCCGAGGCTGCCAACCTCATCAAGGGTGTGGGGGCCTGCAACTGA
- the CEBPE gene encoding CCAAT/enhancer-binding protein epsilon isoform X1 has translation MKVFSVHSDLAPHSAQNFSEVGGRRTFRERCCPQRGLWNPLDSRGGGGRHPQKHRLPGISEPWLGPRPKSSPKGYIGQGPHFSKPPHPSLRGAPCPSLSHPREREGKKREEKRDIDYRGRKSKQQRREKRGHAGVGDRGEGRSRADLGQGELGRGQTEHPRGCPKSRAAGAGSRGGGPAMSHGTYYECEPRAGQQPLEFSGGRAGPGELGDMCEHEASIDLSAYIESGEEQLLSDLFAVKPAPEARGLKGPGTPAFPHYLPPDPRPFAYPPHTFGPDRKALGPGIYSSPGSYDPRAVAVKEEPRGPEGSRGASRGGYNPLQYQVAHCGQTAMHLPPALAAPSQPLRVLKAPVAAAAPPCSPLLKAPSPAGPSHKGKKAVNKDSLEYRLRRERNNIAVRKSRDKAKRRILETQQKVLEYMAENERLRSRVEQLTQELDTLRNLFRQIPEAANLIKGVGACN, from the exons ATGAAGGTTTTCTCTGTTCATTCTGACTTGGCACCTCATTCTGCACAGAACTTTTCGGAAGTCGGAGGGAGAAGGACATTCAGAGAGAGGTGTTGCCCTCAGCGAGGACTCTGGAATCCCCTGGACTcaagagggggtggagggaggcatCCCCAGAAGCATCGGCTCCCAGgcatctcagagccctggcttgGACCCCGACCAAAGAGCTCTCCCAAAGGCTACATAGGCCAGGGGCCCCATTTCTCTAAGCCCCCGCATCCCTCCCTCCGGGGTGCACCCTGCCCCTCCCTGAGTcaccccagagagagagaggggaaaaaaagggaagagaaaagagacattgactacagaggaaggaaaagcaaacagcagaggagggagaagagaggccaCGCAGGAGTGGGTGACAGAGGAGAGGGCAGATCTAGGGCAGATCTAGGGCAGGGGGAGTTAGGGAGAGGGCAGACAGAGCATCCCAGAGGGTGCCCCAAGAGCAGGGCGGCAGgggcggggagcagagggggcGGGCCGGCCATGTCCCACGGGACCTACTATGAGTGTGAGCCCCGGGCTGGCCAGCAGCCACTCGAGTTCTCAGGGGGCCGAGCggggcctggggagctgggggacaTGTGTGAGCATGAGGCCTCCATCGACCTCTCTGCCTACATTGAGTCTGGGGAGGAGCAGCTCCTCTCTGACCTCTTCGCGGTGAAGCCGGCACCTGAGGCCCGAGGCCTTAAGGGACCCGGAACCCCTGCCTTCCCCCACTACCTGCCGCCTGACCCTCGGCCCTTCGCCTACCCCCCACATACCTTCGGCCCTGACAGGAAGGCGCTGGGGCCTGGCATCTACAGCAGCCCAGGGAGCTACGACCCCAGGGCTGTGGCCGTGAAGGAGGAGCCCCGGGGGCCAGAGGGCAGCCGAGGGGCCAGCCGTGGTGGCTACAATCCTCTGCAGTACCAAGTGGCACACTGTGGGCAGACGGCCATgcacctgcccccagccctggcagcACCCAGCCAGCCCCTGCGCGTCCTCAAG GCCCCTGTGGCCGCCGCCGcacccccctgcagccccctcctcaAGGCACCATCCCCGGCTGGCCCCTCACACAAAGGCAAGAAGGCGGTGAACAAGGACAGCCTGGAATACCGGCTGCGGCGGGAGAGAAATAACATCGCCGTGCGCAAGAGCCGGGACAAGGCCAAGAGGCGCATCCTGGAGACACAGCAGAAGGTGCTGGAGTACATGGCGGAGAATGAGCGCCTCCGCAGTCGTGTGGAGCAGCTGACCCAGGAGCTGGACACCCTCCGAAACCTCTTCCGCCAGATCCCCGAGGCTGCCAACCTCATCAAGGGTGTGGGGGCCTGCAACTGA